TACATTTTTGTTGCCACTTCGAATTTTGCCGCTACATCTTCATTTTTTAGTGCTTTTTGATAATCACTACATGAACAAAGAAGAACAACGACAAACAATACAGATATTATTTTTTTCATTTTTTTACTTTTATTATGATTACCAGGATGCTTATGTCCAAGTAAAACCACACCGAAGTTTCGGTGGCAAATTTAGTTATTAATTTAGCTTCTACAAAATATTTTTTAGTATAATAAAATACCTATTTTTTTATTTTTATTTAATGCTTTTTTTAACAAAATCATCAATGCGATTTGCAAGCGACTCGTCGACTGAAACAAGTGGCAATCTAACAAAATTATCAGCAATACCAAGTGATTTGAACACTTGTTTTATTCCTGCTGGGTTGCCTTGCTCAAAAATCATATCAATACAATCTGATAAAAAGTACTGCGTTTTAAATGCTTCATTTACTTTTCTATTCAATCCTAAACGGATCATTTCAGAAAATTCTTTAGGAAAACCTTGTCCAATAACCGAAATCACACCTGAGCCTCCTGCTAAAATCATAGGCAAAGCAATCATATCATCTCCTGATATAACGAGAAAATCACTTGGTTTATTTTTAAGCAACTGCATTGCTTGTACCAAATCACCTGCAGCTTCTTTTATTGCAACTACATTTTTAAAATCATTTGCCAAACGTATTACTGTTGCTGGCAACATATTGCTTGCTGTTCTCCCTGGTACATTATACAAAATAACTGGTACAGGAGACGCTTCGGCAACAGCTTTAAAATGCTGATAGATTCCTTCTTGCGTTGGTCTATTATAATAAGGTGACACTGATAATATAGCCTCAAAGGCCGACAAATCTCTAGTCTTTAACTCTTGTACGACTTGCATTGTATTATTTCCTCCAACTCCCAATACCAAAGGCAACCTTCCTTTATTTGTATTAATAACTGTCGAAATAACAAGTTCCTTTTCATCCTCTGTTAATGTTGCATTCTCAGCAGTGGTCCCCATAACTACAAGATATTCAACTCCTCCATCTACAGAAAAATTAACTATCCTTTGTAACGCTTCTATATCAATTGAAAAATCTTCTTTAAAAGGAGTTACTAGTGCAACGCCCGTCCCTATTAATGATTGCATATCAGATTATATTTGGTTTAATGTTTTTTAAATATTTAAATAATTCATTCACGAAAACTTTATGTTCCCGAACATTGGTATCAATCATCACTCGATTTAATCTTTTATCGATTGATGTAAAACCAACTTTAAACTTGGCTTTAGAATTTTGTGTCACGAGCATCAACATTGCTTTTTCGATATCATAATAACTTATTAATAAATCGAATTCTTCTTTTATAAAGTCTTTTAACAAATTTTCGGTAATTTCTCCCTTCAAATTAAGATTTTTTATCCCAAAAGTTGGACAAGTATACGCTTCTTTTTTATCGATTTTGTCTTTATAAACAACAATCTTAATATTCTCTTCAACAATTCCTTTAGACACCAAATCAGCTAGCAACGCTTTTTTTTCTGAAAAACTACTCTCATCTATAAGCAAACCAACAGTTTGTATATCGGTGGTAAATGCACAGTTTTTTACATTATCAAGATTTTTATTTAATGATTTTTTTACAAAAAAAACCTTTATATAATTTAAAAACATAGTACTTTTACTTGATTACAAAATTAATTATTTAAGTCGCATTTAAGATGGTAAAACTAAAAAAGTATAACGGATTTTTAAAACTTTTTGTTATATTCTTAACATTTTTTCTAGGAGTTTCTTGTAGCAAGCAAACGTATCAAGTTTCTAAAATAGAGGGTAAACTAATCCCTATTACAACTACTGAGAATCAAACTCCTGAAATAGAGAATTTCATTAAACCTTACAGAGAACACATTAACAAAGATCTAGATAGTGTTCTTTCTTTTTGTCCTGAAACATTAGACAAAAGTACTGGTAAATTACAGACATCAATTGGTAATTTCATGGCAGATGCCTGTTTACAAAGAGGTAACTTAATCTTTAAAACTAGGGAGAACAAAGATATTGACATTTGCTTCCTTAATCATGGTGGTATACGTGCAATTCTTCCTAAAGGAAATGTTACTGCTAGAACTGCTTTTGAAATTATGCCTTTTGAAAATAGTCTTGTTGTTATGGCATTAAAAGGAGAACAAATTTTAGAATTAGCTAATTATTTTATTGCTGAGAAAAAGCCTCATCCAATTTCTGGAATGACTTTTACAATTACTAAAAACAATACTCCAACAAACATCTTGATCCAAGGAAAACCTATCGAAAAAGATAAAATCTATTATGTTGCTACGAATGATTATTTAGCAAATGGTGGAGATAGCATGAACTTCTTTAAGAAAGCTGTTCAGAAATATGATTTAAATTACAAATTACGAGACATTCTTATTGATTATTTTAAATCTGTTAATCCAATTCCGGTACCAAAAGATATCCGAGTTAGACAAGAATAAAATAAACAATTAAAAAATATTTAAGAACTTTGAGTTCAAGCGTTTTACCGCAAAATAAATTAAAATGAAAAGAAGAGATTTTATTGAAAAAACTGCTGCTAGTACAGCATTATTGAGTTTGGGTTTATCTATGAGTAGCTTTACATCTCCTGATGTTAAACACATAACTATATTACACACCAATGATGTACATAGCCATATTGACCCTTTTCCTGCCGATGATCCTCGCAATGCAAATATGGGTGGAGTATCAAGACGTGCTGCTTTAATTGATTCAATCCGTAAAGAAAATCCAAATGTTCTTTTATTAGATGCTGGTGATATTTTTCAAGGAACTCCTTACTTTAACTATTATGGAGGAGAATTGGAATTTAAATTAATGAGCATGATGAAATATGATGCTTCTACAATTGGTAATCATGATTTTGATAACGGTGTAGATGGCTTATATGCTCAAATGCCTCATGCAAAATTTGAATTTATCTCTTCTAACTACGATTTTAAAAATACCGTGATGGACGGTCTTGTAAAACCGTATAAAATTTTCAACAAAGATGGTATCAAAATAGGTGTTTTTGGTCTTGGTATTGAACTAGAAGGTTTAGTAGATAAGCTTATGTACAAAGAAACTGTTTACAATGATCCTGTTGAAACTGCACACGACATGGTTAGAATTCTTAAAAAGGAACAGAAATGTGATTTAGTTATTTGTCTATCGCATTTGGGATACAAATATCGTGATGATGCTACTAGAATGTGTGATTTAAAATTGGCTGAACAAACTCAAGATATTGATTTAATCATTGGCGGACACACTCATACTTTTCTTGACAAACCAACTATTGTAAAAAACAAAGCTGGTGAGGATGTTTTAGTTAATCAAGTTGGTTGTTATGGAATTAACGTAGGTAGAATTGACTTTTATCTAGACAACAATAAGACAAAATCATCACAAGGAAAATCAATTACTGTTTAATTTCTTACTCGAATGTTTTCTATTCTTTTTTGGATAAAATATCTTACCATAAAATAGTAAGCTAACATTTGAGTTACATCTCGAATTAGCACTAATACTATTGAATGATCAAAAGATTGATTAAATATAAAAAAGACATCCGAAAAGATAAAACAAGCTGTCATTATCGTCAGCAAAAGTGTTAAATAGGTACCTTTGGATATATAACTAATAAATGAAATACATCCTAACATACTTAACACAATCCCATACACAGTATAAATAAAATGATATTCTTTGATTTTCTCATATTGTAAACCCAAGACAGAAATCAATAAATATAAAATGAAAAGAACGACTATTGCTACTGGCAATATGTCGTTTTTTCTTAGTTTTATTTTTCGATTATCATCAAAAATTAGTTTCAAAAACAATAAATAGACTGATAAAAAACAAAAAAGAGAGCCAAACTCTGTGGCATCAACCTCCATTAAACTAAATACCTCTCCTGTAAAACATAAGGCAAAAATAAGTCCCTGAATTAAATTTATCTTATAATTGGTCGTTATAAGATAATATATAAATATTGAAGGCACAACAATTGCCTTTGCATACATACCTATAAAATCTTCTTCCAAGAAATCAAAGATAATTGCAAATGTTAACGATAAAAAGTAAAGGATTAATGAGGGGGTATTAGCTTTCATTTAATTTTGTTATAAAATCATCTTCTGAAATTATAGGTATATTTAATTTATTTGCTTTTTCTAATTTAGCTGGTCCCATGTTTTCACCGGCAACAACAAAATCGGTTTTAGCAGAAATAGAACTTCCTACCTTACCTCCATTATCTTCAATAGTTTTTTTGATGTCGTCTCTTGAGAATTTAGAAAACACTCCTGAGACAACAAATGTCTTTCCTTCAAATTTAGTAGTCGCATTAGGGTTTATTTTTTCTACTATCTCAAATTGAACTCCGTAGCCTTTTAAGCGTTTAATAATTTCTTTATTCTCGTCATTCTCAAAAAACTCTATAACGCTTTTCGCAATACGTTCGCCTATTTCATCTACTAGAACCAAATCCATTAATGTAGCTTGGCTCAAAGCATCTATATTTTTATAATGTTTCGCTAATTTTTTAGCAACAGTTTCTCCTACAAATCGAATTCCAAGTGCAAACAAGACGTTCTCAAATGGGATTTTTTTAGAATTCTCTACTCCTTTTACTAGGTTTTCTGCTGACTTTTGCGCCATTCTTTCTAGTGGTAGAATTTGCTCTACTGTTAGCTCATATAAGTCTGCATAATTATGTACTAAACCATTATTAAAAAGTAAAGCGACTGTTTCTCCTCCAAGTCCTTCAATATCCATTGCTTTTCTTGAAATATAGTGCTGGATTCTACCAATAATCTGTGGTGGACATCCATAAAAATT
The nucleotide sequence above comes from Flavobacterium branchiarum. Encoded proteins:
- a CDS encoding DUF6913 domain-containing protein codes for the protein MFLNYIKVFFVKKSLNKNLDNVKNCAFTTDIQTVGLLIDESSFSEKKALLADLVSKGIVEENIKIVVYKDKIDKKEAYTCPTFGIKNLNLKGEITENLLKDFIKEEFDLLISYYDIEKAMLMLVTQNSKAKFKVGFTSIDKRLNRVMIDTNVREHKVFVNELFKYLKNIKPNII
- a CDS encoding bifunctional metallophosphatase/5'-nucleotidase; translation: MKRRDFIEKTAASTALLSLGLSMSSFTSPDVKHITILHTNDVHSHIDPFPADDPRNANMGGVSRRAALIDSIRKENPNVLLLDAGDIFQGTPYFNYYGGELEFKLMSMMKYDASTIGNHDFDNGVDGLYAQMPHAKFEFISSNYDFKNTVMDGLVKPYKIFNKDGIKIGVFGLGIELEGLVDKLMYKETVYNDPVETAHDMVRILKKEQKCDLVICLSHLGYKYRDDATRMCDLKLAEQTQDIDLIIGGHTHTFLDKPTIVKNKAGEDVLVNQVGCYGINVGRIDFYLDNNKTKSSQGKSITV
- a CDS encoding 5'-nucleotidase C-terminal domain-containing protein — translated: MVKLKKYNGFLKLFVIFLTFFLGVSCSKQTYQVSKIEGKLIPITTTENQTPEIENFIKPYREHINKDLDSVLSFCPETLDKSTGKLQTSIGNFMADACLQRGNLIFKTRENKDIDICFLNHGGIRAILPKGNVTARTAFEIMPFENSLVVMALKGEQILELANYFIAEKKPHPISGMTFTITKNNTPTNILIQGKPIEKDKIYYVATNDYLANGGDSMNFFKKAVQKYDLNYKLRDILIDYFKSVNPIPVPKDIRVRQE
- a CDS encoding lysoplasmalogenase family protein, which produces MKANTPSLILYFLSLTFAIIFDFLEEDFIGMYAKAIVVPSIFIYYLITTNYKINLIQGLIFALCFTGEVFSLMEVDATEFGSLFCFLSVYLLFLKLIFDDNRKIKLRKNDILPVAIVVLFILYLLISVLGLQYEKIKEYHFIYTVYGIVLSMLGCISFISYISKGTYLTLLLTIMTACFIFSDVFFIFNQSFDHSIVLVLIRDVTQMLAYYFMVRYFIQKRIENIRVRN
- the dapA gene encoding 4-hydroxy-tetrahydrodipicolinate synthase — its product is MQSLIGTGVALVTPFKEDFSIDIEALQRIVNFSVDGGVEYLVVMGTTAENATLTEDEKELVISTVINTNKGRLPLVLGVGGNNTMQVVQELKTRDLSAFEAILSVSPYYNRPTQEGIYQHFKAVAEASPVPVILYNVPGRTASNMLPATVIRLANDFKNVVAIKEAAGDLVQAMQLLKNKPSDFLVISGDDMIALPMILAGGSGVISVIGQGFPKEFSEMIRLGLNRKVNEAFKTQYFLSDCIDMIFEQGNPAGIKQVFKSLGIADNFVRLPLVSVDESLANRIDDFVKKSIK